The proteins below come from a single Mus musculus strain C57BL/6J chromosome 5, GRCm38.p6 C57BL/6J genomic window:
- the Gm7982 gene encoding PRAME family member 8-like has product MNVHTPPTLQKLAIQTLVREEALGMSDLEEMAHGLFPALFKEAIDGRYIKLIKALVIAWPFHCLPVGALMRTTDLETLQAVLDGVDIRRTIGFHPRRKKLQYLDLRNVHHSFWNIWTDSEDSDYSAEILDEKKALQVRPRYALRQRLKVTVDLCIRSCLDEAQTWFLKWAQERKGSLYFCCTKMKIWTLPVKALRHIFHIFDPEHIMELELNTEWTLLELTHFAPYFGQMRNLCKVFLAPLHKIDFHLPNRTRVTEVKCINKFASQFSKFNCLQHLFMFCVHFLRSQMNQVLGCLMTPLKTFSITYSLISQRDLDSFACCQSLFQLKHLELRGVVLLDLDLMPLRGLLMKVAGTLETLDLQGCRMKDSQLSVLLPAFKQCSQISNINFYNNEFSMPFLKDLLQHTANWSKMNVEQYPAPLECYDEFAQVSVERFVRLCQDLMDTLRAIRQPKNTSFATDICHTCGERWVFDQVANLCRCWQ; this is encoded by the exons ATGAATGTTCATACCCCACCCACACTCCAGAAGCTGGCAATTCAGACTCTGGTGAGAGAGGAGGCTCTAGGCATGTCTGATCTGGAGGAGATGGCCCATGGACTCTTCCCAGCACTTTTCAAGGAGGCCATTGATGGCAGATATATCAAGCTCATAAAGGCATTGGTGATAGCCTGGCCTTTCCACTGTCTCCCTGTGGGGGCATTGATGAGGACTACTGACCTGGAAACATTGCAGGCTGTGCTAGATGGAGTAGACATTCGTCGAACCATAGGGTTTCACCCCAG GAGGAAAAAACTACAGTATCTCGACCTGAGGAATGTGCACCATAGCTTCTGGAACATATGGACTGATTCAGAGGACAGTGACTATTCAGCAGAGATCTTGGATGAAAAGAAAGCCCTGCAGGTCCGTCCCAGATATGCACTGAGGCAGCGTCTGAAGGTCACAGTTGACCtgtgcatcaggtcctgccttgATGAAGCACAAACATGGTTCTTGAAGTGGGCCCAGGAGAGAAAGGGCTCCCTATATTTCTGCTGTACAAAGATGAAAATCTGGACTCTGCCAGTAAAAGCTCTCAGACATATCTTCCACATTTTTGATCCAGAGCACATCATGGAGTTAGAACTAAACACTGAATGGACTCTGTTAGAGTTGACACATTTTGCCCCCTATTTTGGGCAGATGAGAAATCTTTGCAAAGTATTCCTGGCACCCCtccacaaaatcgacttccatttACCCAATAGAACAAGAGTCACCGAAGTCAAGTGTATCAACAAGTTTGCTTCTCAGTTCTCCAAATTCAACTGTCTGCAGCATCTTTTCATGTTCTGCGTCCATTTTCTCAGATCCCAGATGAATCAGGTCCTAGG GTGCTTGATGACACCCTTGAAGACCTTCTCCATTACTTACTCCCTGATTTCACAGAGAGATTTGGATTCCTTTGCCTGCTGTCAGAGCctctttcagctaaaacatcTGGAATTGAGAGGTGTGGTCTTACTGGATTTGGATCTTATGCCTCTGAGAGGTCTCCTCATGAAAGTGGCAGGCACTCTTGAGACTCTGGATTTGCAGGGGTGTAGGATGAAGGACTCCCAGCTCAGTGTCCTCCTACCTGCATTCAAACAATGCTCTCAGATCTCCAATATCAACTTCTACAACAATGAATTCTCCATGCCCTTCCTGAAGGACCTTTTGCAGCACACAGCCAACTGGAGCAAGATGAATGTGGAACAATACCCTGCCCCTCTGGAGTGCTATGATGAATTtgctcaagtctctgtagaaagatttgTGCGACTTTGTCAGGATCTCATGGATACACTGAGGgcaataaggcagcccaagaacaCCTCCTTTGCTACAGATATCTGCCACACATGTGGGGAGCGCTGGGTCTTTGACCAGGTGGCCAACCTTTGTCGTTGCTGGCAGTAA